A window from Argopecten irradians isolate NY chromosome 3, Ai_NY, whole genome shotgun sequence encodes these proteins:
- the LOC138318839 gene encoding aarF domain-containing protein kinase 1-like, translated as MRYHLLKRVLKYSILGSGVGGSTVYLWKNDWELTSIGVVRFGRAALVALRIAVDYKFNLHNQDNSTPAYRELLSQIHLRSALRLRDMICKNGGAFIKVGQHVGTLDYLLPEEYVSTMKVLHNQAPQSDLADLEKVVEEDLGKKIEELFVDFESEPLGTASLAQVHKATLTDGQVVAVKIQHPKVKARSYVDIKTMELLVRGLALMFPGFQYMWLAEETKKNLPLELDFLREGTNCEAVAKQYKHCSFLKVPKILWNLSSERVLTMEYFEGGKVDDREYMESHNISVNEVSRKLGKLYSEMIFVQGYVHCDPHPGNVLVKNTESGVDIILIDHGLYQSLTDDFRLHYCKMWMAMINADVEGIKEHAVAMNAGDLYGLFACMLAARSWNSITSGMGNTKITQEETDEIKSYAASLLVQISNLLNRVPRQLLLILKTNDVLRGIETSLQTRANATSFLNMSRCCVRAVTADRLQKCHSKVEILRVKLHCQWQLCKIGLYEMFLWLQSSYIGRFIFSTRNSQVLGS; from the exons ATGAGATATCATTTACTGAAGCGTGTGTTGAAGTACAGCATCCTTGGAAGTGGCGTCGGAGGCTCAACAGTATATCTCTGGAAAAATGACTGGGAATTGACCAGTATAGGAGTTGTCAGATTTGGACGAGCTGCATTGGTG GCACTGCGAATAGCTGtagattataaatttaatttgcataacCAAGATAATTCTACCCCAGCATACAGAGAGCTTTTGTCACAG ATACATTTGCGCTCTGCCCTCAGATTACGGGACATGATCTGTAAAAATGGTGGTGCTTTTATCAAGGTAGGACAGCATGTTGGCACCCTGGACTACTTGCTTCCAGAAGAATACGTCAGCACAATGAAGGTGCTCCATAACCAAGCTCCACAGTCCGACCTGGCTGACCTTGAGAAAGTGGTGGAGGAAGACTTGGGCAAAAAG ATTGAGGAGCTGTTTGTTGATTTTGAGTCTGAGCCTCTTGGCACGGCATCACTAGCCCAGGTCCACAAGGCTACTCTTACTGATGGACAGGTTGTAGCTGTGAAAATTCAACACCCCAAGGTCAAGGCCAGGTCATATGTGGATATCAAAACGATGGAG CTACTAGTGCGGGGATTAGCCTTAATGTTCCCAGGTTTCCAGTACATGTGGCTTGCTGaggaaacaaagaaaaatttaCCTTTAGAACTTGACTTCCTTAGAGAAGGAACAAACTGTGAAGCAGTTGCTAAGCAGTACAAGCATTGCAGCTTTTTGAAG GTACCCAAAATTTTGTGGAACTTGTCTTCAGAGCGGGTGCTAACCATGGAATACTTTGAGGGAGGTAAAGTAGATGATCGGGAATACATGGAGAGTCACAACATATCAGTCAATGAG GTGTCAAGGAAGCTTGGAAAGCTGTACAGTGAGATGATATTTGTACAAGGTTACGTCCATTGTGACCCACATCCAGGTAATGTTCTCGTCAAGAACACAGAATCAGGAGTGGACATCATTCTGATTGACCACGGTCTTTATCAG TCCTTGACCGACGACTTTCGTCTTCACTACTGTAAAATGTGGATGGCCATGATCAATGCCGATGTGGAAGGCATCAAGGAACATGCTGTAGCAATGAATGCTGGCGATTTGTATGGACTGTTTGCCTGTATGTTAGCAGCTAGATCGTGGAACTCCATAACATCTGGAATGGGGAACACTAAAATAACACAGGAGGAG ACAGATGAGATAAAGTCGTATGCAGCTTCACTGTTAGTACAAATATCAAACCTTCTGAACCGTGTCCCTCGACAATTGCTCCTCATCTTAAAAACCAACGATGTGCTGAGAGGAATAGAGACTTCCCTACAGACTCGGGCCAATGCCACATCATTTTTAAACATGTCCCGTTGTTGTGTCCGAGCtgttacagcagacagacttcaaaAATGTCATTCTAAAGTGGAAATACTCCGAGTTAAACTACACTGTCAATGGCAGCTATGTAAAATTGGACTATATGAAATGTTCCTATGGTTACAGTCTTCATACATTGGCCGATTCATCTTCAGCACTAGAAATTCACAAGTGTTAGGAAGTTAA